In Chitinophaga sp. HK235, a single window of DNA contains:
- a CDS encoding gluconate:H+ symporter — MAFLIVVLCILVLIVLVTLARFNAFLAFLIVSALAGWWLGMPVAKITASLQKGIGDTMGGLLIIITLGAMLGKLVAESGAARCIAGSLIRLFGTRYIQWALLIAGFIIGIPLYYGVGFVLLVPLIFSVVYQYKLPAVYIGLPTLAALSITHGFLPPHPSPVALVTQFHADMGLTLIYGLVVAIPALLVAGPLFARYLKKMPAEPSSLFQTTDNEPAMMPGAANSFITALLPVLLLILMTGLQHLTRQGTGMHSFLVFAGDAPVVMLFCLLVATFSLGVFQRRPIKVVMGIYSEAVKDIVMVMLIIAGAGALKQVLADSGVSEQIAVAMRSWHIPVLVLGWLMAAVIRACIGSATVAGITAAGMMAPLVAAGQVDPNLMVLSVGAGSLMFSHVNDAGFWMFREYFNISIKNTLLSWSVMETIVGIVGLLGVLALNILITG, encoded by the coding sequence ATGGCATTTCTGATCGTTGTTTTATGCATCCTGGTACTGATTGTACTGGTGACGCTGGCCAGGTTCAATGCCTTTCTGGCTTTCCTGATTGTTTCGGCGCTGGCGGGCTGGTGGCTGGGCATGCCTGTTGCCAAAATCACGGCTTCCCTGCAGAAAGGGATCGGTGATACGATGGGAGGGCTGCTGATCATCATCACCCTGGGTGCTATGCTGGGCAAGCTGGTGGCGGAAAGCGGGGCTGCCCGTTGTATAGCCGGTAGTCTGATTCGTTTGTTTGGCACCCGCTATATACAATGGGCCTTGCTGATAGCCGGATTTATCATCGGCATACCACTTTATTATGGCGTGGGTTTTGTGTTGCTGGTTCCTTTGATCTTTTCTGTGGTCTACCAATATAAGCTGCCGGCGGTATACATCGGTTTACCAACGCTGGCGGCTTTATCTATCACGCATGGGTTTCTCCCGCCGCATCCTTCACCGGTAGCGCTGGTCACGCAGTTTCATGCAGACATGGGATTGACGCTCATATATGGGCTGGTAGTAGCTATTCCGGCTTTACTGGTGGCCGGCCCTTTGTTTGCCCGCTATCTGAAAAAAATGCCGGCAGAGCCTTCATCACTTTTTCAGACTACTGACAACGAACCTGCAATGATGCCAGGTGCAGCCAACAGCTTTATCACTGCACTGCTGCCGGTATTGCTGCTGATACTGATGACGGGGCTGCAACATCTGACCCGTCAGGGCACTGGGATGCACAGTTTTCTGGTGTTTGCAGGTGATGCGCCGGTGGTGATGTTATTCTGTCTGCTGGTAGCCACTTTTTCACTGGGTGTGTTTCAGCGTCGCCCGATAAAGGTAGTGATGGGCATTTATTCGGAGGCCGTAAAAGACATCGTCATGGTGATGCTGATTATTGCCGGTGCTGGTGCTTTAAAGCAGGTGCTGGCGGACAGCGGGGTGAGTGAACAGATTGCAGTGGCTATGCGTTCCTGGCATATACCAGTGCTGGTATTGGGTTGGCTGATGGCTGCCGTGATACGGGCCTGTATAGGATCGGCTACCGTTGCGGGTATTACGGCTGCCGGCATGATGGCGCCACTCGTTGCCGCCGGGCAGGTAGACCCCAATCTGATGGTATTGTCTGTTGGCGCCGGCAGTCTGATGTTTTCACATGTCAACGATGCCGGTTTCTGGATGTTCAGAGAATATTTCAACATCAGCATAAAAAATACACTCCTTTCATGGTCCGTGATGGAAACAATAGTAGGCATCGTGGGACTGCTGGGAGTATTGGCACTTAATATACTCATCACAGGTTAA
- a CDS encoding family 20 glycosylhydrolase → MRRIFLFSVFITVHTCLFAQKNRVASPAALIPLPVAASWTSSSAFITANAEIKAMAGLEKEAALLREYIGAAVNRPSANRQAAIILSLDTVQVKQPEGYLLNISAPQIKLTAHDAAGIGHGIATLRQLWHPATAGGLVVPGAVITDYPRFAYRGMHLDVGRHFFSVDFVKQFIDQLAFYKINNFHWHLTDDQGWRMEIKKYPALQSVSAWRAQTMIGHKKELPHRFDGKRYGGYYTQEQIKEVIAYAAARHINVIPEIEMPGHALAALAAYPSLGCTGGPYKTAEFWGVFDDVFCAGKDSTFIFLQDVLDEVIALFPSTYIHIGGDECPKVKWKQCAACQQRMKAQHLPDEAALQSYFIRRISDYVRSKGRRIIGWDEILEGGLAPGAVVMSWRGVEGAVSAAKQQQQVIMTPEDELYFDHYQSLYPEEKTAAGGYTPLEEVYAYEPLKAAGDTALLPYISGIQGEIWSEYLSTPEHANYMIYPRLQAMAERAWSPMQVRNYDQFTRRLEALTGNGYTTWHEINYALDSLAKGKLYVSLRSQLKGATIRYTTDGSTPVAASPAYKGRILLTRSCTLQAMLFVQGKPVGRLFHQPFEIYKSTGALITLQQPPNTKHNGDATTLVNGIAGTHRFNDQQWLGFSARDLHAFIDLGSKQEIKLLGANVLNYHWQRMWEPASLSFEVSADGKHYERVAVADSFPVNGINQIRLSIRPVQARYIKVTAVNKGVIPAGGYGAGGNSMLLADEIIVN, encoded by the coding sequence ATGAGACGCATTTTCCTTTTTTCTGTATTCATAACGGTTCATACATGCCTCTTCGCACAAAAGAATCGGGTCGCCTCACCGGCGGCCCTGATTCCTTTGCCGGTGGCAGCTTCCTGGACGTCCAGCAGCGCTTTTATTACTGCCAACGCGGAAATAAAGGCTATGGCAGGTCTGGAAAAAGAAGCCGCCCTGTTGCGGGAATACATAGGTGCAGCCGTCAACCGGCCATCTGCTAATCGTCAGGCTGCTATTATTCTGTCGCTGGATACCGTGCAGGTAAAACAGCCGGAAGGTTATCTGCTGAACATCAGCGCTCCGCAGATAAAACTCACGGCGCATGATGCGGCCGGTATAGGCCATGGTATCGCTACCCTGCGCCAGCTGTGGCACCCTGCCACCGCAGGAGGGCTGGTAGTGCCGGGAGCTGTTATCACCGACTATCCCCGTTTTGCATACCGGGGCATGCACCTGGATGTGGGCCGGCATTTTTTTTCGGTGGATTTTGTCAAACAGTTCATCGATCAGCTGGCGTTTTACAAGATCAACAACTTCCACTGGCATCTTACCGATGATCAGGGATGGCGGATGGAAATAAAAAAGTATCCCGCTTTGCAATCAGTGTCCGCCTGGCGCGCACAAACCATGATCGGGCATAAGAAGGAACTGCCTCATCGCTTCGATGGCAAAAGATACGGTGGCTACTATACGCAGGAACAGATCAAAGAAGTGATTGCCTATGCCGCAGCCAGACATATCAATGTGATACCGGAAATAGAAATGCCGGGGCATGCACTGGCCGCACTGGCTGCCTACCCTTCACTGGGATGTACCGGCGGACCTTACAAAACAGCTGAGTTCTGGGGTGTTTTCGATGATGTGTTCTGTGCGGGAAAAGACAGCACCTTTATTTTCCTCCAGGATGTGCTGGATGAAGTGATCGCCCTGTTTCCTTCTACGTATATCCATATAGGTGGGGATGAATGCCCCAAGGTGAAATGGAAACAATGCGCCGCCTGTCAGCAGCGCATGAAAGCCCAGCACCTGCCTGATGAAGCGGCCTTGCAGAGTTATTTTATCCGTCGTATCAGCGATTATGTACGTAGTAAAGGTCGTCGTATTATTGGCTGGGACGAGATACTGGAGGGTGGCCTGGCACCGGGTGCGGTAGTGATGAGCTGGAGAGGGGTGGAGGGCGCTGTATCGGCTGCTAAGCAGCAACAGCAAGTGATCATGACACCGGAAGATGAGTTGTATTTCGATCATTATCAGTCTTTATATCCCGAAGAAAAAACAGCTGCCGGCGGTTATACGCCGTTGGAGGAAGTGTATGCCTATGAACCCTTGAAAGCAGCAGGCGATACTGCGTTGTTGCCCTATATTTCAGGCATACAGGGAGAGATCTGGAGCGAATATCTTTCTACACCTGAACATGCCAACTATATGATTTATCCCCGTCTGCAGGCAATGGCCGAAAGAGCCTGGTCACCTATGCAGGTGCGGAACTACGATCAGTTTACCCGGCGGCTGGAAGCCCTTACCGGCAACGGCTATACGACCTGGCATGAGATTAATTATGCACTGGACAGCCTTGCAAAAGGAAAGCTGTATGTATCATTGCGTTCACAGCTGAAGGGGGCTACTATCCGTTATACCACAGATGGCAGTACACCGGTGGCAGCCAGTCCGGCTTACAAGGGCCGTATACTGCTGACCCGCAGCTGTACCCTTCAGGCCATGCTTTTCGTACAGGGCAAGCCCGTAGGGCGTTTGTTCCATCAGCCTTTTGAGATATATAAATCTACCGGCGCGCTGATCACACTGCAGCAGCCGCCCAATACAAAACATAACGGTGATGCTACTACGCTGGTGAATGGTATAGCAGGTACCCATCGTTTTAATGATCAGCAGTGGCTGGGTTTCTCGGCCAGAGATCTGCATGCGTTTATTGACCTGGGTAGTAAGCAGGAAATAAAGCTGCTGGGCGCCAATGTGCTCAACTATCACTGGCAGCGTATGTGGGAGCCGGCCAGCCTTTCGTTTGAAGTGTCTGCAGACGGAAAACATTATGAGCGTGTAGCCGTGGCAGATAGTTTCCCGGTGAATGGTATCAATCAAATACGTTTATCCATCAGGCCGGTACAGGCAAGATATATAAAAGTGACCGCTGTCAACAAAGGTGTTATCCCTGCCGGAGGCTACGGTGCCGGCGGCAACAGTATGTTGCTGGCTGACGAAATTATTGTTAACTAA
- a CDS encoding SusD/RagB family nutrient-binding outer membrane lipoprotein, with the protein MQRIARYKFILLLGAVLGLSSCDKGFEALNVNPNASEKPNVDLLFTQSLLKGNLPLDRAYFFASYLHCGTYIQHFAIAKEIAGSGAGDKYAVNDFYQSFYYRNVYTNTVTTLAEIIEAAKGPENVNKLSVARIWRALIMQRITDLYGDVPYSEANRGKYDLFQPKYDPQEDIYAGLLKEVDEAIKAFDPSKPTYGNADLIYKGNIAQWKKFGYSLMLRLAMRTTRATSTKVVAKDWAQKAIAGGVITDAADIAVMRYSNGPQTYNNNPIAFELVNQDYTTSSKGASNQEWGKFSKTFIDFLKNNNDPRLGVVSVVWTNGAPDTTAALQKGMANGSDVKPANPASYSEPNPATILNYSSPLLVMTNAEMNFLLSEVALRGWGTGDVAQLYNNGVTAALRNWGQFGAAGVIAPARIDQYVAEHALNTGGTFDQQMEQIHTQFWAALLLDEQEAYANWRRTGYPVLVPVKYTGNVTNGTIPRRLPYSQTEQGINGTNYNDAVKRQGPDLLTTRMWWDK; encoded by the coding sequence ATGCAACGTATTGCCAGATATAAATTCATTCTTCTTTTAGGGGCTGTACTGGGATTGTCTTCCTGTGACAAGGGTTTTGAAGCGCTCAACGTCAATCCCAACGCTTCCGAAAAGCCTAATGTCGATCTGCTGTTCACACAAAGTCTGCTGAAAGGCAACCTGCCGCTGGACCGCGCCTACTTCTTCGCCTCTTACCTGCATTGCGGTACCTATATCCAGCACTTTGCCATCGCCAAGGAGATCGCTGGTTCAGGCGCCGGCGATAAATATGCCGTTAATGATTTTTACCAGAGCTTTTATTACCGTAACGTATATACGAATACGGTTACCACACTGGCAGAAATCATAGAAGCGGCCAAAGGACCGGAGAACGTCAACAAACTCTCCGTAGCCCGTATCTGGAGAGCGCTGATCATGCAGCGTATCACCGACCTGTATGGAGACGTGCCTTACAGCGAAGCTAACCGCGGTAAATATGATCTGTTTCAGCCTAAATACGATCCGCAGGAAGACATTTATGCCGGCCTGCTGAAAGAAGTGGACGAAGCTATCAAAGCATTTGATCCTTCCAAGCCTACCTATGGCAACGCCGACCTGATCTACAAAGGCAATATCGCCCAGTGGAAAAAATTTGGTTACTCCCTCATGCTGCGTCTGGCGATGCGTACCACGCGTGCTACCAGCACTAAGGTGGTCGCCAAAGACTGGGCCCAGAAAGCCATTGCCGGCGGTGTGATCACCGATGCAGCAGACATTGCTGTTATGAGATACTCCAACGGACCACAGACCTATAACAACAATCCCATTGCTTTTGAACTGGTAAATCAGGACTATACTACCAGTTCCAAAGGAGCCAGTAATCAGGAATGGGGCAAATTCAGCAAAACGTTTATCGACTTCCTGAAAAATAATAATGACCCACGCCTGGGCGTAGTATCTGTAGTGTGGACCAACGGTGCACCCGACACAACTGCAGCCCTGCAGAAAGGAATGGCCAACGGTTCTGATGTAAAACCAGCCAACCCGGCTTCTTACTCTGAGCCCAATCCGGCTACCATCCTCAACTACAGCTCTCCCTTACTGGTGATGACTAACGCCGAAATGAACTTCCTGCTCAGTGAAGTAGCGCTGCGTGGCTGGGGCACCGGCGATGTGGCTCAGCTGTACAACAACGGCGTTACCGCGGCACTCCGCAACTGGGGCCAGTTTGGTGCTGCCGGCGTGATCGCGCCCGCAAGGATCGATCAGTATGTAGCAGAGCACGCACTCAATACCGGCGGAACTTTCGATCAGCAGATGGAACAGATCCATACGCAGTTCTGGGCTGCCCTGCTGCTCGATGAACAGGAAGCCTATGCCAACTGGAGACGTACCGGTTATCCGGTACTGGTACCTGTGAAATACACCGGTAATGTTACCAACGGCACTATCCCGCGCAGACTGCCTTATTCCCAGACAGAACAGGGTATCAACGGCACTAACTACAACGATGCCGTGAAAAGACAGGGTCCGGATTTATTAACAACCAGAATGTGGTGGGATAAATAG
- a CDS encoding SusC/RagA family TonB-linked outer membrane protein: MMKNIIRVASLPKIFLPLLGLLFSVCSYAQSDLISGTVTSAADGQKIIGASVSLVGAKGIGALTDETGKFSVKIPATFTGELTIAVTFVGFERKEVKVTRGQSNISIHLETNTKALGELVVTALGIKKEKKALAYAVTEVKGSDFTQAREINVADALTGKIAGVNASSLASGPGGSSRVIIRGNGSLNGDNQPLYVVNGMPIDNTTQSAVISGASNGLNYDRGDGIAGINPDDIETITVLKGGPAAALYGARASNGVILITTKKGVTQKGIGVDYNTTFTVETPAIIPDWQYEYGSGENGIKPASQSKAIAAGRLSWGPKIDGSDVVQFDGVARPYVAQKNNIKNFYKTGNTFTNTLAFSGGNENTKYRVSLSDMNNHSLVPNQSLNKKIGSVSIFSNLSKRLTIEAYAQYNIEKAKNRSSVSDAPGNVNWGTYMMANTVDIRNLNPGYNADDKEVEWNPSGFASNPYFVANRFRNNDDRKRFIGNASIKYNLLDNLFVRGRVSHDYLNINYVGIVPTGTLFAPKGLYQQYNTISTETNGELTINYQGKLSRDFGLTAMAGGNRRKTISDAVNLNGTDFFAPGFYDPSNVVSLNTTNVNQRQATNSLFGSVDLSFRDMLFITATGRNDWFSTLSTHNNNIFYPSVGASFLLSEAIKMPSWMNYAKVRTSWAQVGGATPQPYILRQTYSVLSGGGHLGQPLQTPTPTTPQGVGSGLFQAPNPNLKPLLSTTFEAGIEARMLNNRLSADITVYSRKTTNDIMQAAISPASGYNFAILNVGEMSNKGIEVLLTGVPIKKKDFSWDLSYNMAYNKNEVVKLTEGINSLQLDVSVNSYAYIFAEIGKPYSTIKGFKVLKDAAGNTVYDKNTGYEMRTALTDLGTGVSPFSAGITNNFTYKRFNLSFLIDGKFGGHVYSATNLYATRFGLNKITLPGREDGLTVNGVDQDGKPFSKTFTYATGLQQYYDNFKNLSEKFVYDASFIKLRQVVLSYNVPAKVFSFARLQSATVSFVARNLFFLYKNAPNIDPESTFSNSNAQGFEMFGVPRTRSYGVNLQVKL, translated from the coding sequence ATGATGAAAAATATCATAAGAGTGGCCTCCTTACCGAAGATATTCCTGCCACTATTAGGCCTGTTATTTTCTGTATGTAGCTATGCCCAGTCTGACCTGATATCCGGTACCGTCACCAGCGCAGCCGACGGTCAGAAAATTATCGGAGCCTCCGTCTCACTCGTTGGTGCCAAAGGCATCGGTGCCCTGACCGACGAAACAGGTAAATTCTCCGTTAAAATACCAGCCACCTTCACCGGCGAACTTACAATCGCCGTCACTTTTGTAGGCTTCGAAAGAAAAGAAGTAAAAGTAACGAGAGGACAATCCAACATCAGCATCCACCTGGAAACCAACACCAAAGCCCTTGGAGAACTGGTAGTCACCGCTCTCGGCATCAAAAAGGAAAAAAAGGCACTGGCCTATGCTGTTACAGAAGTAAAAGGCAGTGACTTCACCCAGGCCCGCGAAATCAACGTGGCAGACGCTCTCACCGGTAAGATAGCCGGCGTGAACGCCTCCAGCCTCGCCAGCGGCCCCGGTGGCTCCAGCCGCGTAATCATCCGTGGCAACGGCTCCCTCAACGGCGATAACCAGCCACTGTATGTAGTCAACGGCATGCCTATCGACAACACCACCCAAAGCGCCGTGATCAGCGGTGCTTCCAACGGTCTCAACTACGACCGCGGCGATGGTATCGCAGGCATCAATCCCGACGATATCGAAACCATCACCGTACTGAAAGGTGGTCCCGCTGCCGCCCTCTATGGTGCCCGAGCTTCCAACGGTGTGATCCTCATCACCACCAAAAAAGGCGTTACCCAGAAAGGCATTGGCGTAGATTACAACACCACCTTCACCGTAGAGACACCTGCCATCATCCCTGACTGGCAATACGAATACGGCTCCGGTGAAAATGGTATTAAACCCGCCAGCCAATCCAAAGCTATCGCCGCCGGCCGCCTCTCCTGGGGCCCTAAAATTGATGGCAGCGATGTTGTGCAGTTCGATGGCGTAGCACGTCCTTATGTAGCCCAGAAAAACAACATCAAAAATTTCTATAAAACCGGCAACACTTTCACCAACACACTGGCTTTCTCCGGAGGCAACGAAAACACAAAATATCGTGTATCCCTCTCCGATATGAACAACCATAGTCTGGTGCCTAATCAGTCACTCAACAAAAAAATCGGTTCTGTCAGCATCTTCTCCAACCTCAGCAAACGCCTTACCATAGAGGCTTATGCTCAGTACAACATCGAGAAGGCCAAAAACAGAAGCAGCGTTTCTGACGCGCCTGGTAATGTCAACTGGGGTACCTACATGATGGCCAACACTGTTGACATCCGCAATCTCAATCCCGGCTATAACGCCGATGACAAGGAAGTAGAGTGGAACCCTTCGGGTTTTGCCTCCAACCCTTACTTTGTAGCTAACCGCTTTCGTAACAACGATGACCGCAAACGTTTTATCGGTAATGCCAGCATCAAATACAACCTGCTGGACAACCTGTTCGTACGCGGTCGTGTAAGCCATGATTATCTGAACATCAATTATGTTGGTATAGTGCCTACCGGAACACTCTTCGCTCCAAAAGGCCTATACCAGCAGTACAACACCATCAGCACCGAAACTAACGGTGAACTGACCATCAACTACCAGGGCAAACTGAGCCGCGATTTCGGTCTTACCGCCATGGCCGGAGGTAACAGACGCAAAACCATCTCCGATGCCGTGAACCTCAATGGTACCGACTTCTTCGCACCCGGCTTTTATGATCCTTCCAATGTGGTAAGCCTGAATACCACTAATGTCAACCAGCGCCAGGCGACCAACTCGCTCTTCGGCTCTGTGGACCTGTCTTTCAGAGATATGTTGTTTATCACTGCCACCGGCCGTAACGACTGGTTCTCTACCTTGTCAACGCACAACAACAATATCTTCTATCCTTCCGTAGGCGCCAGCTTCCTCCTGTCTGAAGCCATTAAAATGCCTTCCTGGATGAACTACGCCAAAGTACGCACCTCCTGGGCTCAGGTAGGCGGCGCCACTCCGCAGCCTTACATCCTCAGACAGACCTATTCCGTTTTGTCTGGTGGCGGCCACCTCGGACAGCCCCTGCAAACGCCCACCCCAACCACCCCTCAGGGTGTCGGCTCCGGACTGTTCCAGGCACCCAACCCTAACCTGAAACCTTTGCTCTCTACTACCTTTGAAGCCGGTATCGAAGCACGCATGCTCAACAATCGCCTGTCTGCCGACATTACCGTATACAGCCGCAAAACCACCAACGATATCATGCAGGCTGCTATCTCCCCGGCTTCCGGCTATAACTTCGCCATCCTCAACGTAGGCGAAATGAGCAACAAAGGCATCGAAGTATTGCTCACCGGTGTTCCCATCAAAAAGAAGGACTTCTCCTGGGACCTGAGTTACAACATGGCCTACAATAAAAATGAAGTGGTGAAACTCACGGAAGGTATCAACAGCCTTCAGCTCGATGTGAGCGTTAACAGTTACGCCTATATTTTTGCGGAGATCGGAAAACCATACAGCACCATCAAAGGCTTTAAAGTGCTGAAAGATGCAGCCGGCAATACCGTGTATGATAAAAATACCGGCTATGAAATGCGTACGGCGCTCACTGACCTCGGCACCGGTGTATCTCCTTTCTCTGCGGGTATCACCAACAACTTTACCTATAAACGCTTTAACCTGAGTTTCCTGATAGACGGTAAATTTGGTGGTCATGTGTATTCCGCTACCAACTTGTATGCTACCCGTTTTGGTCTCAACAAGATCACACTGCCGGGCAGGGAAGATGGTCTTACGGTAAATGGTGTTGATCAGGATGGTAAACCTTTCAGCAAAACCTTTACCTACGCTACCGGTTTACAACAGTATTACGATAACTTCAAAAATCTCTCTGAGAAATTTGTATACGATGCCAGCTTCATCAAACTGCGTCAGGTGGTACTGAGCTATAATGTTCCGGCGAAAGTGTTCTCCTTCGCCAGACTGCAGTCAGCCACTGTGTCCTTCGTAGCCAGGAATCTGTTTTTCCTGTATAAGAATGCGCCCAATATCGATCCGGAATCAACCTTCAGCAACTCCAATGCACAAGGCTTTGAAATGTTCGGCGTGCCCCGTACCCGGAGCTATGGCGTCAACCTGCAGGTAAAACTTTAG